One region of Hymenobacter sediminicola genomic DNA includes:
- a CDS encoding DNA/RNA non-specific endonuclease produces the protein MHYLLRLRFVVPLALLASLSGCSDKQSDPTPTPTPSTPTTPTAPVVDGHLSMGNPSGATADVNMPTNYLLTKAQYVASYHRDRGIPNWVSWHLATSWLGTAARQDDFRADASLPAGWYQVQATSYSGSGFDRGHNCPSADRTASVADNSATFFMTNMIPQAPRNNQQTWADLEDYCRTLARAGNELYVIMGQYGTGGVGSSGAKTTLDNGHVTVPARVWKVIVVLPIGEQDASRVTSTTRVIAVDTPNDNTLSTAWGQYRTTVDAIEAATGYDILSAVSSTVQSTVEARVDTGPTQ, from the coding sequence ATGCATTACTTACTCCGTCTTCGCTTTGTTGTTCCGCTAGCCTTGCTGGCGTCTCTTTCTGGCTGTTCAGATAAACAAAGCGACCCTACCCCAACGCCCACCCCATCTACGCCGACTACGCCCACCGCTCCGGTAGTGGATGGGCACCTGTCAATGGGCAATCCCAGCGGTGCCACGGCCGATGTGAACATGCCGACCAACTACCTGCTGACCAAAGCGCAGTATGTGGCTTCGTACCACCGGGACCGGGGCATCCCGAACTGGGTGAGTTGGCATTTGGCCACCTCTTGGCTAGGCACAGCGGCCCGGCAGGATGATTTCCGGGCCGATGCCTCACTCCCCGCTGGCTGGTACCAGGTGCAGGCCACCAGCTATTCGGGTTCGGGCTTTGACCGGGGGCATAATTGCCCCTCGGCAGACCGCACGGCTAGTGTCGCCGACAACTCGGCCACTTTCTTTATGACCAACATGATTCCGCAGGCCCCGCGCAACAACCAGCAGACCTGGGCAGACTTGGAAGACTACTGCCGCACGCTGGCCCGGGCCGGGAACGAGTTGTACGTCATCATGGGCCAATACGGCACGGGGGGCGTGGGCTCAAGTGGAGCCAAAACCACATTGGATAACGGCCACGTGACCGTACCGGCCCGGGTCTGGAAAGTGATTGTGGTGTTGCCCATTGGCGAGCAGGACGCCAGCCGGGTCACGAGCACCACCCGCGTGATTGCCGTGGATACGCCCAACGACAATACGCTGAGCACGGCCTGGGGGCAGTACCGCACGACGGTTGATGCTATCGAAGCCGCTACCGGCTACGATATCCTCTCGGCCGTTTCCTCTACGGTGCAGAGTACAGTAGAAGCGCGAGTAGACACCGGGCCTACACAGTAG
- a CDS encoding KTSC domain-containing protein — protein MRKLYAIAVVASALGLDPGHVAAVARPAYEAFLIPRTRVQSNNIASIGYDEKAEILEVEFRNGSVYQYYGVPKRIYVGLMNASSHGAYLAQYVKDAGYRYKEVN, from the coding sequence ATGCGAAAACTATACGCCATTGCAGTAGTAGCTAGCGCCCTTGGGCTAGACCCCGGACATGTTGCGGCAGTGGCACGACCCGCTTATGAAGCATTCCTTATACCACGTACCCGTGTTCAGTCCAACAACATTGCCTCAATAGGCTATGATGAGAAGGCTGAGATATTGGAAGTCGAGTTCAGAAATGGCTCTGTATATCAATACTACGGCGTGCCTAAACGCATCTATGTGGGCTTGATGAATGCCAGTTCGCATGGGGCTTATCTGGCACAGTATGTTAAGGATGCCGGCTACCGCTATAAAGAGGTCAATTGA
- a CDS encoding DUF6371 domain-containing protein, which yields MRDYSCNNFVRLLERLYGGAEADELIRRFEIGTSNYWQGATIFWQRDEVGRMRGGQVVLFDETGHTVKKRLADGTKHRYTNWVHKALERAHQKQGRELPKWLREYLRPEVAKSPCLYGLGQLAEAPAGQTVALTEAAKTAVLATPHFPAFLWLAVGSLSNLTPARLAPIKDRCIVLWPDASTNGSAYQLWADKAAELRKQGFNITMSDYLETVCTAEQKAKGYDLADLILADWPGYPASWDATV from the coding sequence ATGCGTGACTACTCCTGCAACAACTTCGTCCGGCTTTTAGAGCGGTTGTATGGTGGGGCAGAAGCAGACGAGCTGATACGCCGATTCGAGATAGGAACTTCTAATTACTGGCAGGGCGCCACTATTTTCTGGCAGCGGGACGAGGTAGGGAGAATGCGAGGCGGGCAAGTGGTGCTATTTGATGAGACAGGCCACACGGTAAAAAAGAGATTGGCCGATGGAACGAAACACCGCTATACCAACTGGGTGCATAAGGCCTTAGAAAGGGCTCACCAGAAACAGGGTCGCGAGTTGCCAAAGTGGTTGCGCGAGTACCTACGCCCTGAGGTCGCCAAATCGCCCTGCCTCTATGGGCTTGGACAACTGGCAGAGGCACCGGCCGGGCAAACTGTTGCTCTGACTGAAGCCGCAAAGACCGCAGTTCTCGCTACGCCCCATTTTCCTGCTTTTCTATGGCTGGCTGTTGGCTCCCTTTCTAACCTCACACCTGCCCGGTTGGCCCCCATCAAAGACCGTTGCATTGTGCTGTGGCCTGATGCCTCGACCAACGGTAGTGCTTATCAACTGTGGGCTGACAAAGCTGCCGAACTGCGCAAGCAAGGCTTTAACATTACCATGTCGGATTATCTCGAAACTGTCTGCACTGCCGAGCAGAAAGCCAAGGGCTACGACTTGGCTGACCTGATACTTGCTGATTGGCCTGGGTACCCTGCAAGCTGGGATGCCACTGTTTAA
- a CDS encoding Abi-alpha family protein, translating to MKKVLGPAVEEMGGMVADYVRIHRLGKQIKAFTRSQQMLTDAGLTPSPIAMKTLWPLMEGISIEDNDSLSEKWAALLANAASPNGSEVVEPSFADVLKQLTPTQALILDHLYEQVDGRLMQQERGWYYTFKVDKVRRVIELPFTDFERCMDNLIRLRLCTRIIPARNNSLFKPPAGFPTTEPTMFGYAFVQACKAPIAQKL from the coding sequence ATGAAAAAGGTATTGGGCCCGGCCGTGGAAGAAATGGGCGGGATGGTGGCTGATTATGTGCGAATCCACCGGCTAGGAAAGCAGATCAAGGCGTTTACTCGTTCGCAGCAGATGCTGACGGATGCAGGACTGACGCCAAGCCCAATAGCGATGAAAACACTTTGGCCACTCATGGAAGGTATTTCCATCGAGGATAATGATTCCCTTTCTGAAAAATGGGCAGCACTTTTAGCCAACGCCGCATCTCCGAATGGAAGTGAAGTGGTGGAGCCTAGTTTTGCAGATGTACTTAAGCAACTCACCCCAACTCAGGCATTAATCCTAGATCACTTATATGAACAAGTGGATGGACGGCTAATGCAGCAGGAAAGGGGCTGGTACTATACCTTTAAAGTAGACAAGGTGCGAAGGGTAATAGAGTTGCCCTTTACAGACTTTGAACGATGTATGGACAATCTGATTCGTCTACGGCTCTGCACCAGAATTATACCAGCTCGTAACAACAGTCTTTTCAAGCCTCCTGCTGGCTTTCCTACTACCGAGCCGACGATGTTTGGTTACGCCTTCGTACAAGCATGCAAAGCTCCGATAGCGCAAAAGCTATGA
- a CDS encoding SGNH/GDSL hydrolase family protein, translated as MALTPLTSANSAVLLNGDVVFFVGNQAIAANKVRIARLDGSGTDKLNPVPFTVGTQNILVTAIGTSHIVSGVAQAPQARTMALLAGSGVYAAYNSSTHVFGQNGATAGDIRLTYVPQLVAYINSVKANYTQVIALYEGMINGLEYFSLPNTAAEQAKADELIADMRAGANAVAATGAKVILLTSPPSHRSEQTVSIAQGAAVERVRQTVNNDMIANFALYGALGATASHRDDPQLYPYRAYETYPDYYADATHYTIAGQQLWGERHLLPEVMRVAKLPNPVVEPPVSDNPDDTPLSLEWLEADVATVGSNNTLTRMDGQDGFDVSGAFSKYAIGPSNDTNRGYVEFLYRNSLSGIVVGLCTERRAGHSILDIRYGFNLDGLLVKDYGTQRGEEQTLSDTFTTDTLLRIAIVGNNVVLSVGGTTLSTLPLADEDVSKALFVSAVLSKSTGTIKNPIIQGANVLPAFYYEPSGTIKRQEDSADVRLSPGDWTIEAAPSGNPAAFGGGDAYATNNGAWQESTVPAGCTQAVFEGFVSSGGGTYEVSVNGEVVATGSQYSSFNNRRPYFATIPNLLPGDVVRMTKTGGAVMFADQFKFLP; from the coding sequence ATGGCGTTAACTCCCCTTACCTCTGCCAACAGTGCCGTCCTACTGAACGGTGACGTGGTGTTTTTTGTCGGCAACCAAGCCATTGCGGCCAACAAGGTGCGCATTGCCCGCCTCGATGGCAGCGGCACCGACAAGCTCAACCCGGTGCCCTTCACCGTGGGCACGCAGAACATTTTGGTCACGGCCATTGGCACCAGCCATATTGTGAGCGGCGTAGCGCAAGCCCCGCAGGCTCGCACGATGGCGCTGCTAGCCGGCAGCGGCGTGTACGCGGCCTACAACTCATCTACCCATGTATTCGGGCAAAATGGGGCCACGGCGGGCGACATTCGCCTGACCTACGTGCCCCAACTGGTTGCCTACATCAACTCGGTGAAGGCCAATTACACGCAGGTGATTGCCCTGTACGAAGGCATGATTAACGGGCTGGAATATTTCAGCCTGCCCAACACGGCGGCAGAACAGGCCAAGGCCGATGAGCTGATTGCTGATATGCGGGCTGGGGCGAATGCCGTTGCCGCCACGGGAGCGAAAGTTATTCTGCTGACCTCGCCACCCTCGCACCGCTCCGAGCAAACCGTGAGCATTGCGCAGGGCGCAGCCGTGGAGCGAGTGCGGCAGACGGTCAACAACGACATGATTGCCAACTTCGCTCTGTACGGGGCGCTGGGAGCGACTGCCTCGCACCGTGACGACCCGCAACTGTACCCGTACCGAGCCTACGAAACCTACCCCGACTACTACGCTGATGCCACGCACTACACCATTGCCGGGCAGCAATTGTGGGGCGAGCGGCATTTGCTGCCCGAAGTTATGCGCGTGGCCAAGCTGCCCAACCCGGTAGTTGAGCCGCCCGTGAGCGACAACCCTGACGACACGCCGCTTTCGCTTGAATGGCTGGAAGCCGATGTGGCTACTGTAGGCAGCAACAATACGCTCACGCGCATGGACGGGCAGGATGGCTTTGATGTGTCGGGCGCGTTCAGCAAGTATGCCATTGGCCCTTCCAACGATACCAACCGGGGCTACGTTGAATTTCTGTACCGCAACTCCCTCAGTGGTATAGTAGTGGGCCTGTGTACGGAGCGCCGCGCTGGGCATAGCATTCTCGATATTCGCTACGGCTTCAACCTCGATGGGCTGCTGGTCAAGGACTACGGCACCCAGCGCGGCGAAGAGCAGACCCTTTCCGACACGTTTACCACAGATACCCTGCTGCGCATTGCCATTGTGGGTAACAATGTAGTGTTGAGCGTTGGAGGCACGACGCTTTCCACGTTGCCGCTGGCAGACGAAGACGTGAGCAAGGCATTGTTTGTGTCGGCAGTCCTGAGCAAGAGCACGGGCACCATAAAGAACCCTATTATTCAGGGGGCCAACGTACTCCCCGCCTTCTACTACGAACCCAGCGGCACGATCAAGCGCCAAGAGGATAGCGCCGACGTGCGCCTTTCGCCTGGCGACTGGACCATCGAAGCCGCCCCTTCGGGCAACCCGGCCGCATTCGGCGGGGGCGATGCCTACGCCACCAACAACGGCGCGTGGCAGGAGTCCACGGTTCCGGCCGGCTGTACGCAGGCCGTATTTGAGGGCTTTGTAAGTAGTGGCGGCGGCACGTATGAAGTGTCGGTAAACGGGGAGGTAGTAGCCACCGGCTCGCAGTACAGCTCCTTCAACAACCGCCGACCTTACTTCGCTACCATCCCCAACCTGCTGCCCGGCGACGTGGTGCGCATGACCAAAACGGGCGGGGCCGTCATGTTTGCCGACCAATTCAAGTTCCTCCCTTAA
- a CDS encoding Y-family DNA polymerase, protein MFALVDCNNFYVSCERAFQPRLEGKPVVVLSNNDGCLISRSAEAKALGLRMGEPYFKVKDLIQRHEVRVFSSNYALYGDMSARVMHYLSSVVPEVEVYSIDEAFLDLHGMGRYHGDLATLAATMRYQIRKRTHIPVCIGIAPTKTLAKLANRLAKKSPLLNGVLHLDTPERVQWALEQTPVEDVWGIGGQYTQKLYSQGISTAAQLAAMSEGWARKQLGGVVGARLVRELQGTPCHGLAPSEDGSLSRKSIACTRTFAQPVSAFTDVVAAVAYFASRAAEKLRRQQSAANTLTVFISKNRFGTEPPPHTRSSVLTLPVATSDTVELLRYTRTALKRIWEPGAVYRKAGVILDGLETAGQQQLLLFESNEQAERRAKLMSDLDRLNERFGKNTVQFAVALPANIHAQVPWVGQSQWRTPAYTTCWDDLLFIRA, encoded by the coding sequence ATGTTCGCGTTAGTTGATTGCAACAACTTCTATGTGAGCTGCGAGCGGGCCTTCCAGCCACGCTTAGAAGGAAAGCCAGTGGTAGTGCTTTCCAACAACGACGGGTGCCTTATTTCACGCAGTGCCGAAGCCAAGGCGTTGGGCCTACGCATGGGCGAGCCGTACTTTAAGGTCAAAGACCTTATTCAGCGCCATGAGGTGAGGGTGTTCTCGTCCAACTATGCCCTATACGGGGATATGTCGGCCCGCGTAATGCACTACCTGAGTTCAGTCGTGCCGGAGGTAGAGGTGTACTCCATTGACGAAGCCTTTCTGGATCTGCACGGCATGGGGCGCTACCACGGGGACTTAGCGACGCTGGCCGCAACAATGCGCTACCAGATCCGCAAGCGCACGCACATTCCCGTCTGCATCGGCATTGCGCCCACCAAGACCCTGGCGAAGCTCGCTAATCGGTTGGCAAAAAAGTCGCCGCTGCTCAACGGGGTGCTGCATCTGGATACGCCGGAACGGGTGCAATGGGCCCTGGAGCAAACACCCGTAGAGGACGTATGGGGTATTGGCGGGCAGTATACCCAGAAGCTGTATAGTCAGGGCATCAGCACGGCCGCGCAGCTGGCGGCAATGTCGGAGGGATGGGCAAGAAAGCAATTAGGAGGCGTGGTTGGAGCGCGTCTCGTGCGCGAACTGCAGGGCACGCCTTGCCACGGTCTGGCCCCTAGTGAGGATGGCAGCCTGAGCCGCAAGAGCATTGCCTGCACCCGCACGTTTGCCCAGCCCGTCTCGGCCTTTACCGATGTAGTGGCCGCCGTGGCGTACTTCGCCTCGCGGGCCGCCGAGAAGCTGCGCCGGCAACAGTCGGCCGCCAACACGCTCACGGTCTTTATAAGCAAGAACCGCTTCGGCACCGAACCGCCCCCGCATACCCGCTCGTCGGTACTGACGCTGCCCGTAGCCACCAGTGATACGGTGGAATTGCTGCGCTACACGCGGACCGCGCTCAAGCGCATCTGGGAGCCGGGTGCTGTGTACCGCAAAGCCGGTGTAATTCTGGACGGACTGGAAACGGCCGGGCAACAACAGTTGTTACTCTTTGAGTCGAACGAACAGGCGGAGCGCCGCGCCAAATTGATGAGCGACTTGGACCGCCTCAACGAGCGGTTTGGCAAGAACACCGTGCAGTTCGCGGTGGCCTTGCCAGCCAACATCCACGCGCAGGTACCGTGGGTGGGGCAAAGCCAGTGGCGTACGCCCGCCTACACCACCTGCTGGGACGACTTACTTTTTATCCGTGCTTAA
- a CDS encoding transposase, whose amino-acid sequence MKDSPHPAKRRRYDATFRTEALRLAGESRSTQAAARALNISPKLLYKWQKEALTPVAAARGADLDPATAAELRQLRALARRQAQELDILKKAIAIFSATDSL is encoded by the coding sequence ATGAAAGACAGCCCCCACCCCGCCAAACGTCGGCGTTATGACGCTACCTTCCGGACCGAGGCCCTGCGTTTGGCGGGCGAGAGCCGCTCGACCCAGGCCGCCGCTCGCGCCCTGAATATCAGCCCCAAACTGCTCTACAAGTGGCAGAAAGAAGCCCTCACGCCCGTGGCGGCGGCTCGTGGGGCGGACTTGGACCCGGCCACGGCGGCCGAGCTGCGCCAGCTGCGGGCTTTAGCCCGGCGGCAGGCGCAGGAGCTGGACATTTTAAAAAAAGCCATTGCCATCTTCTCGGCGACCGACAGCCTATGA
- a CDS encoding LexA family protein: MWLLLFDSLVPAGFPSPAEDHRGVKLDLNRLLLPHPDSTYLVRVMGDSMTGGESGIRDGALLAVDCQLEAQPDDVVVAMLEGGFTVKRLVKRGPEAWFLVPDNPCYPEVRITEPDLFTVWGVVTHVVTETRRGRLSSHVRVS, from the coding sequence GTGTGGCTTCTCTTGTTTGATTCGCTAGTGCCTGCGGGCTTTCCTTCCCCGGCAGAAGACCACCGGGGCGTCAAGCTGGATTTGAACCGGCTGCTGTTGCCCCACCCGGATTCCACCTATCTGGTTCGGGTGATGGGCGACAGTATGACCGGGGGAGAATCAGGTATCCGGGACGGGGCCCTGCTGGCTGTGGACTGCCAGCTGGAAGCGCAACCCGATGACGTGGTGGTGGCAATGCTCGAAGGTGGGTTTACCGTCAAGCGCTTGGTAAAGCGAGGGCCGGAGGCATGGTTTCTGGTGCCCGACAATCCCTGCTACCCGGAAGTCCGCATTACCGAACCCGACTTATTTACCGTCTGGGGTGTGGTGACGCATGTAGTAACCGAAACCCGGCGCGGCCGGCTCAGCAGTCATGTTCGCGTTAGTTGA
- a CDS encoding IS3 family transposase has product MSRYRFIEGQRSQYPVRLLCHVMAVPASGYYAWQHARQQAVAQLEPAWETDLIKVFGVHKRCYGTRRLQVALRKKGHRVGRQRLRAAMRRRGLRALQPKAFTPRTTDSTHGLRCALNRLLDQPKPTQANRVWVSDITYLPLANGEWAYLCAFQDMASKHVVGWQVGATMPEELVTSALQRAFWSQPPAPGLLVHSDRGGQYCGKAYRQLLHEHQALRSQSRRGDCYDNAQAESLWSRLKTEVLEVRERPVFADLAEAQRSVAEYFDYYNHERLHSSIDYQTPYHAHQQLLPLNTLNCPA; this is encoded by the coding sequence ATGAGCCGCTACCGCTTCATTGAAGGGCAGCGGAGCCAGTATCCGGTGCGTCTGCTTTGCCACGTAATGGCCGTGCCAGCCAGCGGCTACTACGCCTGGCAACACGCGCGACAGCAGGCCGTAGCTCAGCTAGAACCGGCCTGGGAAACGGACTTGATCAAGGTCTTCGGGGTGCACAAGCGTTGTTATGGTACGCGTCGCCTGCAGGTCGCGCTGCGCAAAAAGGGGCACCGGGTAGGCCGCCAGCGTCTGCGGGCCGCCATGCGTCGCCGGGGCCTGCGCGCACTCCAACCGAAAGCGTTTACGCCGCGCACCACCGATTCGACCCACGGGCTGCGGTGTGCGCTGAACCGACTGCTGGACCAGCCAAAACCCACCCAGGCCAACCGGGTCTGGGTCAGCGACATCACCTACCTGCCGCTGGCAAACGGCGAGTGGGCCTATCTATGCGCTTTTCAGGACATGGCCAGCAAGCACGTGGTGGGCTGGCAAGTCGGGGCCACGATGCCCGAGGAACTGGTGACCAGTGCCTTACAACGCGCTTTTTGGTCGCAGCCGCCTGCCCCGGGCCTGCTCGTGCACTCCGACCGCGGCGGGCAGTACTGCGGCAAGGCGTACCGACAGCTGTTGCACGAGCACCAGGCGCTACGCTCACAGAGCCGCCGCGGCGACTGCTACGACAATGCCCAGGCCGAAAGCCTGTGGTCACGCCTCAAAACGGAGGTGCTCGAAGTCCGCGAGCGGCCCGTTTTTGCTGACCTGGCCGAGGCCCAGCGCAGCGTCGCCGAGTATTTTGACTACTACAATCACGAACGGCTGCACTCCAGTATCGACTACCAGACGCCCTATCACGCTCACCAACAGCTCCTTCCACTTAACACCCTAAACTGTCCAGCCTAA
- a CDS encoding DUF3987 domain-containing protein — protein sequence MSGCFPKLTGQYDGLTVWAALYVFVIAPAANGKGGMGMARKLAYPTHAARVTESKEEAQRYEAELDQYNQQKRTMSKARQLIAPAEAPPAVPKFRQLYVPANSSAASIVGALSDNDGHLIMCETEGDTLAGPLKQDWGNFSDILRKAFHHEPITSQRKTGREHLEVNTPVLATVLTATMGQVPGIIPSAENGLFSRFLFYYCNPPQVWRSVAPDNGRGNLSQHFDQLAERVTSLIAAVTEPVSVELTPGQWQQLNNAGAEALADAVAVYGEEAGSIIKRLGLSTFRLAMLFTLLRQTDFGAVPAGRLVCADDDFANALLLADVYRRHALALFARMPREAAVTSARNMDGEARRRKALELSQQGTSNREIARRFNVSEGSIRNWLKVA from the coding sequence TTGTCCGGCTGTTTTCCTAAACTGACGGGACAGTACGATGGGCTAACAGTATGGGCTGCGCTGTACGTGTTCGTGATTGCGCCAGCCGCCAATGGGAAAGGCGGCATGGGAATGGCACGGAAGCTGGCCTATCCCACCCACGCTGCCCGAGTGACTGAAAGCAAGGAGGAGGCCCAGCGTTATGAGGCAGAGCTAGACCAGTACAACCAGCAGAAACGCACAATGAGTAAGGCCAGACAGCTAATTGCCCCGGCCGAAGCTCCCCCCGCTGTTCCCAAGTTCCGGCAGCTCTACGTTCCGGCTAACAGCAGCGCAGCCTCCATCGTCGGGGCACTAAGTGATAACGACGGGCACCTGATTATGTGTGAGACCGAAGGCGACACGCTGGCTGGACCTCTGAAACAGGACTGGGGCAACTTCTCTGACATACTCCGCAAGGCGTTCCATCACGAGCCTATTACCAGCCAGCGCAAGACCGGGCGCGAGCATCTGGAAGTGAATACGCCGGTGTTGGCAACAGTGCTTACGGCCACGATGGGGCAGGTTCCAGGCATCATTCCTTCCGCCGAAAATGGGCTGTTTAGTAGATTTCTGTTCTACTACTGTAATCCGCCACAGGTATGGCGAAGTGTGGCCCCCGACAATGGCCGAGGCAACCTCTCGCAGCACTTTGACCAGTTAGCTGAGCGCGTTACCAGCCTAATCGCCGCTGTAACTGAGCCTGTATCCGTCGAACTCACTCCCGGCCAATGGCAGCAGCTTAACAACGCCGGGGCCGAGGCGCTGGCTGACGCGGTGGCTGTGTATGGCGAGGAAGCCGGTAGCATTATCAAGCGACTGGGCCTGTCCACCTTTCGGCTGGCTATGCTCTTTACACTGCTGCGGCAGACAGATTTTGGTGCAGTACCGGCAGGGCGGCTGGTGTGCGCCGACGATGACTTTGCCAATGCACTGTTGTTGGCCGACGTGTACCGCCGCCACGCGCTGGCTCTGTTTGCCCGAATGCCCCGCGAAGCTGCTGTAACATCCGCCCGCAATATGGACGGTGAGGCGCGCCGCAGAAAGGCATTGGAGTTAAGCCAACAGGGTACCTCCAATCGGGAAATTGCTCGCCGCTTCAATGTGAGTGAGGGCAGCATTCGAAACTGGCTCAAAGTCGCCTAA
- a CDS encoding enoyl-CoA hydratase/isomerase family protein, with amino-acid sequence MTTGTVTTQTTPEGIATISFFHPSHNSLPGALLTQLAETITQVGQAADTKVIILKSEGEKTFCAGASFDELIAIEDETQGLVFFSGFAKVINACRTSPKIIIGRVQGKAIGGGVGVAAATDYCFATAQASVKLSELVVGIGPFVVGPAVERKIGNAAFAQLALDAAEFRSADWAQQKGLYAEVVDSIEALDVAVLAFARKLAAYNPEALTDLKRVIWQGTEHWDTLLTERAGISGRLVLSDFTRQAIQQFKSR; translated from the coding sequence ATGACCACAGGAACCGTTACTACCCAGACTACCCCGGAAGGCATTGCCACCATCAGCTTCTTCCACCCCAGCCACAACTCCCTGCCCGGCGCATTGCTCACGCAGCTGGCCGAAACCATCACGCAGGTGGGTCAGGCTGCCGATACCAAGGTCATTATCCTGAAAAGCGAAGGCGAAAAGACCTTCTGCGCCGGTGCCAGCTTCGATGAGTTGATAGCTATTGAGGACGAGACTCAGGGGCTGGTATTTTTCTCGGGCTTTGCCAAGGTGATTAACGCCTGCCGAACTTCGCCCAAAATTATTATCGGCCGGGTGCAGGGCAAGGCTATTGGAGGCGGAGTGGGCGTGGCTGCCGCCACCGACTACTGCTTTGCTACGGCTCAGGCCAGCGTGAAGCTAAGTGAGTTGGTGGTCGGTATCGGCCCGTTTGTGGTAGGCCCGGCTGTGGAGCGGAAGATTGGTAACGCCGCCTTTGCCCAGCTTGCGCTGGATGCCGCCGAGTTCCGTAGCGCCGACTGGGCCCAGCAAAAAGGCCTGTACGCTGAGGTAGTAGACTCTATCGAAGCCCTAGATGTTGCTGTGCTGGCCTTCGCTCGCAAGCTGGCCGCTTACAATCCCGAAGCCCTCACCGACCTCAAGCGCGTCATCTGGCAGGGCACGGAGCACTGGGATACGCTGCTCACCGAGCGCGCCGGCATCAGCGGCCGGCTGGTGCTGTCGGATTTCACCCGCCAGGCTATTCAGCAGTTCAAGAGCCGTTAG
- a CDS encoding site-specific integrase, protein MFLSYLVGTATPGRMASIRAYLKEPKASTATPIFFMVSASGTRSKVYTSISVPPSHWLGQEQRLRTVFAASEVKDRAERSRLAEDNESLNQRLEMMRENLRVYHRDRMAAGHLPTADELRAVVEPKQTEAPATEPNQPMPLVDFAAFIQRMALSKQPATVKSFKTTFAHLTKFWEAIPEGQQGQSLTYDDLTAEFGDRLTAYLLDEARLTDNSLSKQVSLLKQFLSDAVGRGRTTNQAYTRWKWAKRDTPIIALTADELRQLENFSLPEGHYLDNVRSLFLLSCYCGLRFSDVAALRREHDKGDFLRLTTQKTRDTLTIPVSPKARAILEGIWTGQVRPITNQVFNRAIKELCQRAGIDTLTEWLMWRAGKREKTNHPKFELISSHSGRKTFCSIAIARGIPIPAIMKATGHKSYKSLSRYLDVQENHQRAEFSKMWADEAE, encoded by the coding sequence ATGTTTCTTTCGTACCTTGTGGGGACAGCAACCCCTGGAAGGATGGCAAGCATAAGGGCATATCTCAAAGAGCCAAAGGCCTCGACCGCAACACCTATATTTTTCATGGTGTCGGCCAGCGGTACACGCTCGAAGGTGTACACCAGCATAAGTGTACCACCTTCTCATTGGCTGGGCCAGGAGCAGCGCTTACGCACGGTGTTTGCGGCGTCGGAGGTAAAGGATAGAGCAGAACGTAGCCGATTAGCCGAAGATAACGAGAGCCTGAACCAGCGGCTCGAAATGATGCGCGAGAACCTGCGTGTCTATCATCGTGACAGAATGGCTGCCGGGCATCTGCCTACGGCTGATGAACTGCGCGCCGTGGTAGAGCCTAAGCAGACCGAAGCACCGGCGACAGAGCCCAACCAACCCATGCCACTGGTTGATTTCGCTGCTTTCATTCAGCGGATGGCCTTGAGCAAACAGCCGGCCACTGTTAAATCATTTAAGACGACGTTTGCTCACCTTACTAAATTCTGGGAAGCTATCCCCGAAGGGCAGCAAGGACAGTCGCTTACTTACGACGACCTGACCGCCGAATTTGGCGACCGACTCACCGCTTATCTGCTAGATGAGGCCCGCCTAACCGATAATAGCCTGAGTAAGCAGGTGTCCTTGCTGAAGCAGTTCCTGAGTGATGCCGTAGGCCGGGGCCGCACTACCAACCAAGCGTACACGCGTTGGAAGTGGGCGAAGCGTGATACCCCGATCATTGCTCTAACCGCCGATGAATTACGCCAGCTAGAAAATTTCTCACTGCCGGAGGGGCACTACCTCGACAATGTACGCTCCCTGTTTCTGCTGAGCTGCTATTGTGGGCTCCGCTTCTCAGACGTTGCAGCCTTGCGGCGAGAGCATGATAAGGGGGACTTCTTACGATTGACCACACAGAAGACGCGGGACACTCTCACAATTCCTGTCAGCCCCAAGGCCCGTGCTATTCTTGAGGGAATATGGACGGGTCAGGTTCGTCCCATCACCAACCAGGTATTCAACCGGGCAATTAAGGAACTGTGTCAGAGGGCTGGCATTGATACCCTTACAGAGTGGCTGATGTGGAGGGCCGGCAAACGGGAGAAGACCAACCACCCTAAGTTCGAGCTAATTAGTTCACACAGTGGCCGTAAGACCTTTTGCAGCATAGCTATTGCGCGAGGTATTCCTATCCCGGCAATAATGAAGGCAACCGGGCATAAAAGCTATAAAAGTTTGAGCCGTTATCTGGATGTGCAGGAAAACCACCAGCGCGCCGAGTTTTCTAAAATGTGGGCCGACGAGGCCGAATAA